The proteins below are encoded in one region of Berryella intestinalis:
- a CDS encoding glutamate-5-semialdehyde dehydrogenase, with the protein MSDSDAARRQARQAAERAKAASRGLARTTDAQRKAALFAMAAALRSQSARIVGANELDVAEARSAGTAESLIDRLFLDEGRVESMARAIEEVARLADPLGEVLERRVLPNGIELSRVRCPLGAVAVIYEARPNVTADAAAICLRSGNAAVLRGGSIAARTNALIASVLSDAATSSGMPAGCIEYVGAGGHEAAEELMRARGVIDVLVPRGSRRLIDACVENSTVPVIETGTGNCHVYLHRSADARKAADIAVNSKCRRFGVCNAAETLLVDDEAAEALLPAVLADLRKRGVTLHVDERAGLIAERAGIATVRASEADWECEYLAPDIAVRVVSGIGEALEHIERYGTRHSESIVCEDPNAADEFTASVDAAAVYVNASTGFTDGGEFGLRAEIGISTQKLHVRGPFALEGLTTYKYVLRGDGQVRA; encoded by the coding sequence ATGAGCGATTCGGACGCTGCGCGCAGGCAGGCTCGCCAAGCCGCCGAACGGGCGAAGGCCGCATCGAGGGGCCTTGCGCGGACAACCGATGCCCAGCGCAAGGCTGCCCTCTTCGCGATGGCTGCGGCCCTGCGGTCGCAAAGCGCGCGCATCGTGGGGGCCAACGAGCTCGATGTGGCCGAAGCGCGGTCTGCGGGAACGGCCGAGAGCCTGATCGATAGGCTGTTTCTCGATGAGGGGCGGGTCGAGTCGATGGCGCGCGCCATCGAGGAGGTGGCCAGGCTCGCCGATCCCCTGGGAGAAGTCCTCGAGCGCCGCGTCCTGCCCAACGGGATCGAGCTGTCGCGCGTGCGCTGCCCGCTGGGGGCCGTCGCGGTCATCTACGAGGCGCGGCCCAACGTCACGGCCGATGCGGCGGCGATCTGCCTGCGCTCGGGAAACGCCGCAGTGCTCAGGGGGGGAAGCATCGCCGCGCGCACCAACGCCCTCATCGCATCGGTGCTGTCGGACGCGGCAACCTCGTCGGGAATGCCGGCGGGATGCATCGAGTACGTGGGGGCGGGCGGCCACGAGGCGGCCGAAGAGCTGATGCGCGCTCGCGGCGTCATCGACGTCTTGGTTCCGCGCGGTTCCCGGCGCCTGATCGATGCCTGCGTCGAGAACTCGACGGTTCCGGTCATCGAGACCGGGACGGGCAACTGCCATGTTTACCTGCATCGCAGCGCCGATGCCCGTAAAGCGGCCGATATCGCGGTGAACTCGAAGTGTCGCCGATTCGGCGTGTGCAACGCCGCCGAAACGCTGCTGGTGGACGACGAGGCGGCCGAAGCGCTGTTGCCGGCGGTCCTTGCCGATCTGCGAAAACGGGGCGTGACCCTCCATGTCGACGAGCGCGCAGGGCTCATAGCCGAGCGCGCGGGCATCGCGACCGTCCGGGCCTCCGAGGCCGACTGGGAGTGCGAATACCTCGCGCCCGACATCGCGGTGCGCGTCGTGTCGGGCATCGGGGAGGCGCTCGAGCATATCGAGCGGTACGGGACGCGCCATTCCGAGTCGATCGTCTGCGAAGATCCCAACGCCGCCGACGAGTTCACGGCGTCGGTGGACGCGGCGGCCGTGTACGTGAACGCCTCGACCGGGTTCACGGACGGAGGCGAGTTCGGACTGAGGGCCGAGATCGGCATCTCGACCCAGAAGCTCCACGTGCGCGGGCCCTTCGCGCTCGAGGGCCTCACCACATACAAGTACGTTTTGCGCGGAGATGGGCAGGTGAGGGCGTGA
- the proB gene encoding glutamate 5-kinase, with the protein MEAAFSKVMVVKIGSSTVTRPDGSVDCDYLANLARQVACVRAQGWAVVIVSSGAIACGLSRLGIERRPTDLPSLQAAASVGQPLFSAAYDEAFAAEGIATSLVLLTRRDTADRTSYLHARDTLRRLIDFQVVPIVNENDTVSVEQIKFGDNDTLGALVACLLGADLCVVLSDVEGFYDANPATHPDARLVPRIERIDAEVLAAAGDAGSSKGTGGMVTKLRAARALAVAGIPLVICSGAAADPIVSVARGDRIGTLFPAAHLPHEITPRKLWIALGDSSKGSVVVDEGAKRALIERGSSLLCVGVACVEGRFSHGDVVDIKDRSGYLFARGHVAFDSDEVELAIGRTREELAGNRLLKALAVKELVHRDELVVFE; encoded by the coding sequence ATGGAAGCGGCTTTCTCCAAGGTCATGGTGGTGAAGATCGGGTCTTCGACGGTGACGCGCCCCGACGGGAGCGTGGATTGCGACTACCTCGCCAACCTCGCGCGCCAGGTGGCTTGCGTCCGCGCGCAGGGTTGGGCGGTGGTCATCGTGTCGTCGGGCGCGATCGCCTGCGGCCTTTCGCGCCTCGGGATCGAGCGGCGTCCGACCGATCTGCCCTCGCTGCAGGCGGCTGCGTCGGTCGGCCAGCCCCTGTTCTCCGCAGCGTACGACGAGGCGTTCGCCGCGGAGGGGATCGCAACCTCGCTTGTCCTCCTGACGAGGCGCGATACAGCCGACAGGACCTCGTACCTCCATGCGCGCGACACGCTGCGCCGACTCATCGACTTTCAGGTGGTTCCGATCGTCAACGAGAACGACACCGTCTCGGTCGAGCAGATCAAGTTCGGCGACAACGACACGCTGGGGGCCTTGGTCGCCTGCCTTCTGGGCGCCGATCTGTGCGTCGTCCTATCCGACGTGGAGGGGTTCTACGACGCGAACCCCGCAACCCATCCCGACGCGCGGCTCGTGCCCCGCATCGAGCGCATCGATGCGGAGGTCCTCGCAGCTGCGGGCGATGCCGGCTCGTCCAAGGGCACCGGGGGCATGGTCACCAAGCTGCGCGCGGCCCGCGCGCTTGCCGTGGCCGGCATCCCGCTGGTGATCTGCTCGGGCGCGGCCGCAGACCCCATCGTCTCCGTCGCGCGCGGCGACAGGATCGGCACGCTGTTTCCCGCCGCCCACCTTCCCCACGAGATCACGCCCCGCAAGCTGTGGATCGCCCTGGGGGATAGCTCGAAGGGCTCCGTCGTGGTCGACGAGGGGGCAAAGCGCGCCCTCATCGAACGCGGCAGCTCGCTTCTCTGCGTCGGGGTCGCGTGCGTGGAGGGGCGCTTCTCCCACGGAGACGTCGTGGATATCAAGGACCGTTCGGGTTACCTGTTCGCGCGCGGCCACGTTGCGTTCGACTCCGACGAGGTGGAGCTCGCCATCGGGAGGACGCGCGAGGAGCTGGCTGGAAACCGCCTGCTCAAAGCTCTGGCCGTCAAGGAATTGGTCCATCGGGACGAACTGGTCGTTTTCGAATAG
- the obgE gene encoding GTPase ObgE, whose amino-acid sequence MFVDKVHVHVKGGDGGAGCMSFRREAHVPKGGPDGGDGGHGGDIVVEADASLSSLIDYRFKHHFKAERGTHGKGSRMHGARGTDLVLKVPVGTIVREYDEESKEAGEVIADLTHDGERVRAMSGGAGGRGNIHFVTSTRRAPAFAELGEPAQEGWIEFEMKLMADAALVGMPSAGKSSLISKISAARPKIGNYPFTTLVPNLGVARSGDLSFVVADVPGLIEGAHEGKGLGHEFLRHIERTALIVHVVDLTGDWEGRDPLDDYRIINNEIALHAEELASRPRIVVANKIDMPGTEEACRKLADMVRADSIAAAGGDEFATSPIDPKLYRISALTGEGVEGLKAAIAVKVHELREAARIEAESREEFEFVWEHRREVRDRRFEVIRLSSDVYRVVGPQVERMVVQTDWDNEEAISFLQHRLKKIGVDAALEAAGAVDGDEIRIVGRAFEFESVRTSEDMFSELDI is encoded by the coding sequence ATGTTCGTAGACAAAGTACATGTGCACGTCAAGGGCGGCGACGGCGGGGCCGGATGCATGTCGTTTCGGCGCGAGGCGCACGTTCCCAAAGGGGGACCCGACGGCGGCGACGGCGGCCATGGCGGAGACATCGTGGTCGAAGCCGACGCGAGCCTTTCGTCTCTCATCGATTACCGGTTCAAGCATCATTTCAAGGCCGAGCGCGGGACCCACGGCAAGGGGTCGCGCATGCACGGAGCCCGCGGGACCGACCTGGTTCTGAAGGTGCCGGTGGGCACGATCGTGCGGGAATACGACGAGGAGTCGAAAGAGGCGGGCGAGGTGATCGCCGACCTCACGCACGACGGCGAGCGCGTGCGCGCGATGTCGGGCGGCGCGGGCGGGCGCGGCAACATTCACTTCGTGACGTCGACCAGGCGCGCCCCGGCCTTCGCCGAGCTGGGCGAGCCCGCCCAGGAGGGCTGGATCGAGTTCGAGATGAAGCTTATGGCCGATGCGGCGCTGGTGGGCATGCCCTCGGCGGGAAAATCATCGCTGATCTCGAAGATCTCGGCCGCCCGCCCCAAGATCGGCAACTACCCGTTCACCACGCTCGTACCCAACCTGGGGGTCGCCCGCTCGGGGGACCTCAGCTTCGTCGTCGCCGACGTCCCGGGCCTCATCGAGGGCGCGCACGAGGGGAAGGGGCTGGGACACGAGTTTTTGCGGCACATCGAGCGCACGGCGCTCATCGTCCACGTCGTCGATCTGACGGGGGACTGGGAGGGCCGCGACCCGCTCGACGACTACCGCATCATCAACAACGAGATCGCACTGCACGCCGAAGAGCTGGCGAGTCGTCCGCGCATCGTCGTGGCGAACAAGATCGACATGCCGGGCACCGAGGAGGCCTGCCGCAAGCTGGCCGACATGGTGCGCGCCGACTCCATCGCAGCGGCCGGGGGAGACGAGTTCGCGACGAGCCCGATCGACCCCAAGCTGTACCGCATCAGCGCGTTGACGGGCGAGGGGGTCGAAGGCCTGAAGGCCGCGATCGCGGTGAAGGTGCACGAGCTGCGCGAGGCGGCCCGCATCGAGGCTGAATCCCGCGAGGAATTCGAGTTCGTGTGGGAGCACCGCCGCGAGGTGCGCGATCGGCGCTTCGAGGTGATCCGCCTCTCGTCGGATGTGTACCGGGTGGTCGGCCCGCAGGTCGAGCGCATGGTGGTGCAAACCGACTGGGACAACGAGGAGGCCATCTCGTTTCTCCAGCATCGCCTGAAGAAGATCGGGGTCGATGCGGCGCTCGAAGCGGCGGGTGCGGTGGACGGCGACGAGATCCGCATCGTCGGGCGCGCATTCGAGTTCGAATCGGTCCGCACATCAGAAGACATGTTCAGCGAGCTCGATATATAA
- the rpmA gene encoding 50S ribosomal protein L27 yields MAHKKGLGSSRNGRDSRAQRLGVKMFAGQHIKTGQIIVRQRGTHFHPGNNVGRGKDDTLFALCEGTLEFTRGEKRRVHVRPIEVEA; encoded by the coding sequence ATGGCACATAAGAAGGGTCTCGGCTCCAGCCGAAACGGTCGCGATTCCCGCGCACAGCGCCTCGGCGTCAAGATGTTCGCCGGCCAGCACATCAAGACCGGTCAGATCATCGTCCGCCAGCGCGGCACCCACTTCCACCCCGGCAACAACGTCGGCCGTGGCAAGGACGACACCTTGTTCGCGTTGTGCGAGGGCACGCTCGAGTTCACCCGCGGTGAGAAGCGTCGCGTGCACGTTCGCCCTATCGAAGTCGAGGCATAA
- the rplU gene encoding 50S ribosomal protein L21 encodes MYAIVKTGGKQYKVAPGDVFSIEKIEAEVGDKVELETICVVDGDKAEFDASKAAATKVIAEVIEQYKGKKQLVFKFKKRKNYKKLNGHRQNYTRVRVVSVGSEKAAAPAARDAE; translated from the coding sequence ATGTATGCAATTGTGAAAACAGGTGGCAAGCAGTACAAGGTTGCCCCGGGCGACGTTTTCAGCATCGAGAAGATCGAGGCCGAGGTCGGCGACAAGGTCGAGCTGGAGACCATCTGCGTGGTTGATGGCGACAAGGCCGAGTTCGATGCTTCCAAGGCTGCTGCGACCAAGGTTATCGCCGAGGTCATCGAGCAGTACAAGGGCAAGAAGCAGCTCGTGTTCAAGTTCAAGAAGCGCAAGAACTACAAGAAGCTCAACGGGCATCGTCAGAACTACACGCGCGTTCGCGTCGTGTCCGTCGGTTCCGAGAAGGCTGCGGCTCCCGCTGCGCGTGACGCCGAATAG
- the polA gene encoding DNA polymerase I: MSKKIAVIDGNSLMHRAFHAVPPTMAAPDGTPTNAVFGFMSMLLKFIETMRPDAIVCAFDAGKPQFRIEAMEQYKAQRPPMDDDLRAQFPLIEGLLEAMDVPVVKVRGWEGDDILGTVAARNERLGFETLLVTGDKDAYQLVSAATSVVTTKKGVTDIVVYTPAEVEERYGVTPAQFPDFLGFMGDSSDNIPGVPGIGAKTAAKLLQRFGSMEGVYDNLDQLKGKQLENIRDNRDGAFLSRTIATIVTDLDFELDLEGVSFPSYDAERVASAFGALRFNTHLDRLVKVCGLAAAPIGSAFSPFVPLEGAEAEAFVRDAIEAGERLGVSFVCPDQQSLLPEPATGAFSTKTAAALVEGDAALALFADVVRKGAFSALDAKRSIQEVYPADSARAALVSDAEVLAMDAFDLGLAGYLLNSSTSSYSAAELARDYLDAVVAEPADDRERSLVEAQIAAALVEPLSERLGEDGSAGVFSDIDSPLVAVLAIMERTGAPIDSAALKAIGDVTQVEIDELRRRIIELAGEDFNVDSPKQLARILFEVLELPHGKKTKSGYSTDAKVLKQLAGTHEMPALVLQYREYAKIKSTYIDALPRIAADSDDGRVHSSFNQTVTTTGRLSSSDPNLQNIPVRTEFGRKIRSCFTGIGPGDLFMSADYSQIELRLLAHLSEDPHLIEAFRSGEDFHASTAARVFGVEVADVTPEMRSRAKAVNFGIVYGQQAFGLAQTLDIPVYEAREMIDRYFEAYPGVRSYLDETIERARACGYAETMFGRKRHIPELAAKNAVQRGFGERTAMNHPMQGSAADIIKLAMVGVQHLLEESRTSARLLVQVHDELDFSVPAEEAPSLAAAVKEAMEGVVSLKVPLIAEVSSGRTWAEAH; encoded by the coding sequence ATGTCCAAGAAAATAGCGGTTATCGACGGCAATTCGCTCATGCACCGGGCGTTCCATGCGGTGCCGCCCACGATGGCCGCACCCGACGGGACCCCCACCAACGCGGTGTTCGGGTTCATGTCCATGCTGCTGAAATTCATCGAGACGATGAGGCCCGACGCCATCGTCTGCGCCTTCGACGCGGGCAAGCCCCAGTTCCGAATCGAGGCGATGGAGCAGTACAAAGCTCAGCGCCCTCCCATGGACGACGATCTGCGCGCCCAGTTCCCGCTGATCGAGGGGCTGCTCGAGGCCATGGACGTCCCGGTGGTGAAGGTGCGCGGCTGGGAGGGAGACGACATCCTGGGCACGGTTGCCGCCCGAAACGAGCGACTGGGGTTCGAGACGCTGCTGGTTACGGGCGATAAGGACGCCTACCAGCTGGTGAGCGCGGCTACCAGCGTGGTCACCACGAAGAAGGGCGTGACCGACATCGTGGTGTACACCCCGGCCGAGGTCGAGGAGCGCTACGGCGTCACGCCGGCCCAGTTCCCCGACTTTCTGGGCTTCATGGGCGACTCGTCCGACAACATCCCCGGGGTTCCCGGCATCGGAGCGAAGACCGCGGCCAAGCTGCTGCAGCGCTTCGGGTCGATGGAGGGCGTCTACGACAACCTCGACCAGCTCAAAGGCAAGCAGCTCGAGAACATCAGGGACAACCGCGACGGGGCGTTTCTCAGCCGCACGATCGCGACCATCGTCACCGACCTGGACTTCGAGCTCGATCTGGAGGGGGTTTCGTTTCCCTCCTACGACGCGGAGAGGGTCGCGTCGGCGTTCGGCGCCCTGCGGTTCAACACGCATCTGGACCGCCTGGTGAAGGTGTGCGGACTTGCGGCGGCGCCGATCGGGTCGGCGTTTTCCCCCTTCGTCCCCTTGGAGGGCGCCGAAGCCGAGGCGTTCGTGCGCGACGCGATCGAGGCGGGGGAGCGCCTGGGCGTTTCGTTTGTCTGCCCCGACCAGCAAAGCCTGCTCCCCGAGCCCGCGACGGGCGCGTTTTCCACCAAGACGGCTGCGGCGCTCGTCGAGGGCGACGCCGCGCTCGCGCTGTTCGCCGACGTCGTGAGGAAAGGCGCGTTTTCCGCCCTCGACGCGAAGAGGTCGATCCAGGAGGTCTACCCGGCCGACTCGGCCCGCGCGGCGCTCGTGAGCGACGCCGAGGTGCTGGCGATGGATGCGTTCGACCTCGGGCTGGCCGGGTACCTCCTGAACTCGTCCACCTCGTCGTATTCGGCGGCCGAGCTGGCGCGCGACTACCTCGATGCGGTCGTTGCCGAGCCCGCCGACGATCGGGAGCGGTCGCTTGTCGAAGCGCAGATCGCCGCCGCGCTCGTGGAGCCTCTGTCCGAGCGGCTGGGAGAAGACGGGTCGGCCGGGGTGTTCTCCGACATCGATTCGCCGCTGGTGGCGGTGCTCGCCATCATGGAGCGCACGGGAGCGCCGATCGACTCCGCCGCGCTCAAGGCGATCGGCGACGTGACCCAGGTCGAGATCGACGAGCTGCGCCGCCGCATCATCGAGCTGGCGGGCGAGGACTTCAACGTCGATTCGCCCAAGCAGCTCGCCCGCATCCTGTTCGAGGTCCTGGAGCTTCCCCACGGCAAGAAGACCAAGAGCGGCTATTCCACCGATGCGAAGGTGCTCAAGCAGCTGGCCGGAACGCACGAGATGCCGGCGCTCGTCCTGCAGTACCGCGAGTACGCCAAGATCAAGTCGACCTATATAGATGCGCTTCCCCGCATCGCGGCGGACAGCGACGACGGGCGCGTCCATTCCAGCTTCAACCAGACGGTCACGACGACGGGGCGCCTGTCCTCCTCCGATCCGAACCTGCAGAACATCCCCGTCCGCACCGAGTTCGGGCGCAAGATCCGCTCGTGCTTCACCGGCATCGGGCCCGGCGATCTGTTCATGTCGGCCGACTACTCCCAGATCGAGCTGCGGCTACTGGCTCATCTGAGCGAGGATCCCCATCTCATCGAAGCGTTCAGGTCGGGCGAGGACTTCCACGCCTCGACGGCCGCCCGCGTCTTCGGCGTCGAGGTGGCCGACGTCACCCCCGAGATGCGTTCGCGCGCCAAGGCGGTCAACTTCGGCATCGTCTACGGCCAGCAGGCGTTCGGCCTGGCGCAGACGCTCGACATCCCCGTGTACGAGGCCCGCGAGATGATCGACCGGTACTTCGAGGCGTACCCGGGCGTGAGGAGCTACCTCGACGAGACCATCGAGCGCGCGCGGGCGTGCGGCTATGCCGAGACGATGTTCGGCCGCAAGCGGCACATCCCCGAGCTGGCTGCGAAAAACGCGGTCCAGCGCGGGTTCGGCGAGAGGACGGCCATGAACCATCCCATGCAGGGGAGTGCGGCCGACATCATCAAGCTCGCCATGGTCGGGGTCCAGCACCTGCTCGAGGAAAGCCGGACGAGCGCGCGGCTGCTGGTGCAGGTGCACGATGAACTGGACTTCTCCGTCCCCGCCGAGGAGGCGCCGTCTTTGGCGGCGGCCGTGAAAGAGGCGATGGAGGGCGTCGTTTCGCTGAAGGTCCCCCTGATCGCCGAGGTTTCGAGCGGGCGAACCTGGGCCGAGGCCCACTAG
- a CDS encoding winged helix-turn-helix transcriptional regulator has translation MRKRVAFIADSLDNAHRFQQVFSQVGVDVSAGSTVQIDKLLAVGSPCDAVVFESRGHARGCLARIKSIAEDRNLPLLLIVDEPDLDAVAPPYLANCDYVVHGASSAECAMRLRRLMWSEGSDSSADLISIDALSINLATYQVTVAGDPVDFTYLEYALLAFLAKHPGRTFSRDALLQRVWGFDYYGGSRTVDVHVRRIRAKLGPEISQRLETVRGVGYLWNA, from the coding sequence TTGAGGAAGAGAGTGGCGTTCATCGCCGACAGCCTCGACAACGCGCATCGCTTCCAGCAGGTGTTCTCCCAGGTGGGTGTCGATGTGTCGGCGGGCTCGACCGTTCAGATAGACAAGCTTTTGGCCGTGGGGTCCCCGTGCGACGCGGTGGTGTTCGAATCGCGCGGGCACGCGCGCGGCTGCCTTGCGCGCATCAAGTCGATCGCCGAGGACCGCAACCTGCCCCTTCTTTTGATTGTGGACGAACCGGATCTCGATGCGGTGGCGCCTCCGTACCTTGCGAACTGCGACTACGTCGTCCACGGGGCGTCGAGCGCGGAGTGCGCCATGCGGCTGCGCCGTCTGATGTGGTCGGAGGGCTCGGACTCGTCGGCAGACCTCATCTCCATCGACGCACTGTCGATCAACCTCGCCACCTACCAGGTGACCGTCGCCGGCGATCCGGTGGACTTCACGTACCTCGAATACGCCCTGCTCGCGTTTTTGGCGAAGCATCCCGGGCGCACGTTCTCGCGCGACGCGCTGCTGCAGCGCGTCTGGGGCTTCGACTACTACGGGGGCTCGCGCACCGTCGATGTCCACGTGCGCCGCATCCGCGCCAAGCTGGGCCCCGAGATCTCCCAGCGCCTCGAAACCGTGCGCGGGGTGGGCTATCTCTGGAACGCCTAG
- a CDS encoding glutamine synthetase family protein, which translates to MSMTPQQDFVMKTIESRDIHFVRFWFTDVLGNMKSFAVSPSELEGAFSDGMGFDGSCIAGFGVTQESDMLAYPDASTFQILPWRPSSNAVARMFCSVKRPDGREFEGDPRLVLQRMVQKAADAGFTFNVGPELEYYYFESSEGTKVLDRGGYFDLTTLDSGTDLRRDTVLTLEGMGIPVEYSHHENGPSQNEIDLRYTDALSMADAVMTYKQVVKEIARKYGVYASFMPKPLEDEPGSGMHVHQSLFSSDGKNAFFDQGDPLGYNLSMTAKRYIAGLLKYAPEFSLLTNQYVNSYKRLTTGAEVPAYLSWGHKNRSTLIRIPGYRPNRAEACRVELRSPDSAANPYLAFSAMLAAGLAGIEQELDIPDPIEETNLFEHSRWCLEGKGLEPLPLNLGEAIERFKSSELMRSVLGDYLHSYLVRAKTEEWEEYQKHVSRWELDKLLPIL; encoded by the coding sequence ATGTCGATGACCCCCCAGCAGGACTTTGTGATGAAGACCATCGAAAGCCGCGATATCCATTTCGTGCGCTTCTGGTTCACCGACGTCCTGGGGAACATGAAGTCGTTCGCGGTGAGCCCCTCCGAGCTCGAAGGGGCGTTTTCCGACGGTATGGGCTTCGACGGCAGCTGCATCGCCGGCTTCGGCGTGACGCAGGAGTCCGACATGCTGGCCTACCCGGACGCTTCCACGTTCCAGATCCTTCCCTGGCGTCCCTCTTCCAATGCCGTGGCCCGCATGTTCTGCTCGGTGAAGCGGCCCGACGGGCGCGAGTTCGAAGGCGATCCGCGCCTGGTCCTGCAGCGCATGGTGCAGAAGGCCGCCGACGCCGGGTTCACGTTCAACGTCGGCCCCGAGCTGGAGTACTACTACTTCGAGAGCTCCGAGGGCACCAAGGTGCTCGATCGGGGCGGCTACTTCGATCTGACCACGCTCGACTCGGGCACCGATCTCAGGCGCGACACGGTCCTCACGCTCGAGGGGATGGGGATCCCCGTCGAATACTCCCACCACGAGAACGGCCCCTCGCAAAACGAGATCGACCTGCGCTACACCGATGCGCTGTCGATGGCGGATGCGGTGATGACCTACAAGCAGGTGGTCAAGGAGATCGCCCGCAAATACGGCGTGTACGCCTCGTTCATGCCCAAGCCCCTCGAAGACGAGCCGGGAAGCGGGATGCACGTCCACCAGAGCCTCTTCTCGTCCGATGGGAAAAACGCGTTTTTCGACCAGGGCGATCCTTTGGGGTACAACCTGTCGATGACGGCGAAGCGCTACATCGCGGGCCTGCTGAAGTACGCCCCCGAGTTCTCGCTGCTCACCAACCAGTACGTCAACTCCTACAAGCGCCTCACCACGGGAGCCGAGGTGCCGGCGTACCTGTCCTGGGGCCACAAGAACCGCTCCACCCTCATCCGCATTCCGGGCTACCGTCCGAACCGGGCCGAGGCGTGCCGCGTGGAGCTGCGCAGCCCCGATTCGGCGGCCAACCCCTACCTGGCGTTCTCCGCGATGCTCGCCGCGGGCCTGGCGGGCATCGAGCAGGAGCTCGACATTCCGGATCCCATCGAGGAGACCAACCTGTTCGAGCATTCCCGCTGGTGCCTCGAGGGCAAGGGGCTCGAGCCCCTGCCCCTGAACCTGGGCGAGGCCATCGAGCGGTTCAAATCCTCCGAGCTCATGCGCTCGGTTCTGGGGGATTACCTCCATTCCTACCTGGTCAGAGCCAAAACGGAGGAATGGGAAGAGTATCAGAAGCACGTGTCTCGCTGGGAGCTCGACAAGCTCCTGCCGATCCTGTAG
- a CDS encoding methionine ABC transporter ATP-binding protein produces MISIRNLSKTYGDAEGGHRALDDVTLDIGRGDIFGILGSSGAGKSTLVRCINLLETPTSGTISIDGVDVTGYAGRDLARLRGSVGMIFQNFSLFQQRTVLRNVTFPLELVGMPKPERDRRALELLDVVGLSGLSERYPSQLSGGQQQRVAIARALANRAKIMLCDEATSALDTKTTVSILELLRKINREMGVTIVIITHALTVAESVCNRIAVIDGGRIVEQGTTEELFANPQSQALRELIENSRQVHGRAFPAPDQEGC; encoded by the coding sequence ATGATATCGATACGGAACCTCTCGAAAACCTACGGGGACGCCGAAGGGGGCCATCGCGCCCTCGACGACGTGACCCTCGACATCGGCCGCGGCGACATATTCGGCATCCTCGGCTCGTCCGGGGCCGGAAAGTCGACCCTGGTCCGCTGCATCAACCTGCTCGAGACGCCCACGAGCGGCACCATCTCGATCGACGGGGTTGACGTCACGGGGTACGCGGGGCGCGACCTGGCGCGCCTGCGCGGCTCGGTGGGCATGATCTTCCAGAACTTCAGCCTGTTCCAGCAGCGCACGGTCCTGCGAAACGTCACGTTTCCCCTCGAGCTCGTCGGCATGCCGAAACCGGAACGGGACCGGCGCGCGCTCGAGCTTCTGGACGTCGTGGGCCTCTCGGGCCTGTCCGAGCGCTATCCCAGCCAGCTCTCGGGCGGCCAGCAGCAGCGCGTCGCCATCGCGCGGGCTTTGGCCAACCGCGCCAAGATCATGCTGTGCGACGAGGCGACCAGCGCGCTCGACACCAAAACCACCGTCTCCATCCTCGAGCTTCTGAGGAAGATCAACCGCGAGATGGGGGTCACCATCGTGATCATCACCCACGCGCTCACCGTCGCTGAATCGGTGTGCAACCGCATCGCCGTCATCGACGGCGGGCGCATCGTCGAGCAGGGAACGACCGAGGAGCTGTTCGCCAACCCGCAGAGCCAGGCTCTGCGCGAGCTCATCGAGAACAGCCGGCAGGTGCACGGACGCGCCTTTCCGGCTCCGGACCAGGAGGGCTGCTAG
- a CDS encoding methionine ABC transporter permease produces the protein MEFLSDLPGTWQALSAQASGFFDKYGSLLAQGTVESIVMTGIATLIAYAIGLVAGVALVVTAPGGLKENRAVYTVLGWIVNLVRSVPFIILLVAIIPLTRLIVGTSLGVPGAIVPLTITAAPFVARVVEQSLSEVDGGLVEAAQSFGAGTFAIVVKVLLRESVPSLVRGASLTFVTLFGFAAMAGAVGAGGLGDIAIRYGYQRYQTDVMLAAVVLCVAIVQAFQMLGDFTARKIDHRS, from the coding sequence ATGGAATTCCTCTCCGACCTCCCCGGCACCTGGCAGGCGCTTAGCGCCCAGGCTTCGGGATTCTTCGACAAATACGGTTCGCTCCTCGCCCAGGGGACGGTCGAGTCCATCGTCATGACCGGTATCGCCACCCTCATCGCCTATGCGATAGGCCTCGTCGCAGGCGTCGCCCTCGTCGTCACGGCCCCCGGGGGACTCAAGGAGAACCGCGCCGTCTACACGGTCCTCGGATGGATCGTCAACCTGGTGCGCTCGGTGCCCTTCATCATCCTGCTCGTGGCCATCATCCCCCTCACCCGCCTCATCGTGGGCACGTCGCTGGGCGTTCCGGGCGCCATCGTGCCGCTCACCATCACCGCCGCGCCCTTCGTGGCCCGCGTGGTCGAGCAGAGCCTGTCCGAAGTGGACGGCGGGCTCGTCGAGGCCGCGCAGAGCTTCGGGGCGGGCACCTTCGCGATCGTCGTCAAGGTCCTCCTGCGCGAAAGCGTGCCCTCCCTCGTGAGGGGCGCATCGCTTACCTTCGTCACCCTGTTCGGGTTCGCCGCCATGGCAGGCGCCGTCGGAGCGGGAGGCCTGGGAGACATCGCGATCCGCTACGGCTACCAGCGCTACCAGACCGACGTCATGCTCGCAGCCGTCGTGCTGTGCGTGGCCATCGTCCAGGCCTTCCAGATGCTGGGCGACTTCACGGCGCGCAAGATAGACCACCGCAGCTAG